One genomic window of Desmospora activa DSM 45169 includes the following:
- a CDS encoding MBL fold metallo-hydrolase, with product MSGQRLFIHKGTRVFHSINGFQYNAAVVETDDLVLVIDAGFFPSDIEAMQEYVEHVRGSRPLYVAFTHADWDHIMGGQAFTGSTTIGSSQMDQLTEEEKKQRLTQAKDSLRIQYYVQPPELMFPKLDIKIDIDGQTVEVGDTTLTFYLAAGHTDESMMIVMNSHLFLGDYLSNVEFPFIFGDAHDYAATLLKLDQIVARHQIDWAVPGHGRVIRSQEELFQRKQADLRYLQILTEIDEKDWAKPLTDYYYIHDCPESRLIHQRNFRKMRNLKRDYFETRGGI from the coding sequence TTGAGTGGCCAACGATTGTTTATACATAAAGGAACGCGGGTTTTTCACAGCATTAACGGCTTTCAATATAATGCAGCCGTTGTTGAGACAGATGATTTGGTTCTTGTGATTGATGCGGGCTTTTTTCCCAGTGATATTGAAGCCATGCAAGAGTATGTGGAACATGTCAGGGGATCGCGACCATTGTATGTAGCGTTTACCCATGCGGATTGGGATCACATTATGGGTGGACAAGCGTTTACGGGCAGCACGACGATTGGAAGTTCACAAATGGATCAGTTGACCGAAGAGGAAAAAAAGCAAAGGTTGACGCAAGCGAAGGATAGCCTACGGATTCAATATTATGTTCAACCTCCAGAGCTAATGTTTCCTAAGCTGGATATCAAAATCGACATCGATGGTCAAACCGTAGAGGTGGGAGATACGACACTCACCTTCTATCTAGCAGCGGGCCATACTGATGAAAGCATGATGATTGTCATGAATTCCCATTTATTTTTGGGCGACTATCTCTCCAATGTTGAGTTTCCCTTTATTTTTGGCGATGCCCATGATTATGCAGCGACTTTGTTAAAGCTAGATCAAATCGTAGCGCGTCATCAAATTGATTGGGCGGTTCCGGGGCATGGTCGGGTTATTCGCTCCCAAGAAGAATTGTTTCAACGAAAACAGGCTGATCTGCGCTATTTACAAATCTTAACCGAAATCGACGAAAAGGATTGGGCCAAGCCATTAACGGATTATTACTATATCCACGATTGCCCGGAGTCCCGCTTGATTCACCAGAGAAATTTTCGTAAAATGCGGAATTTAAAGAGGGATTATTTTGAAACAAGGGGAGGGATATAA
- the acsA gene encoding acetate--CoA ligase: MKQAETIDRMTTDNNLGSYEEAYETFDWKEAEKAFSWYRTGKVNAAHEAIDRHTETERRDQVALHYSDPNRKESYTFQQMRDQSNRFGNVLKKIGIQKGERVFIFMPRTPELYFSFLGILKVGAIVGPLFEAFMEGAVRDRLEDSEAVALVTTPQLLERVPVDELPALKHIILVGSTGELTGGYYHFEKEMAAASTELAIEWMDREDPMIIHYTSGSTGKPKGVLHVHNAMIQHYQTGKWVLDLQKDDIYWCTADPGWVTGTSYGIFAPWLNGVTNVIRGGRFSPQDWYQTLEENRVTVWYSAPTAFRMLMGAGADLVKKYDLSRVRHILSVGEPLNPEVVRWGLDAFNRRIHDNWWMTETGGILISNYPQMVMKPGSMGRPFPGVKAAIIDDAGNELPPYRMGNLAIRTPWPSMMRAIWKNEAKYNEYFRIPGWYVSGDSAYRDEDGYFWFQGRIDDVINTSGERVGPFEVESKLVEHPAVAEAGVIGKPDPVRGEIIKAFISLRKGYEASDELKEEIRVFVKEGLAAHAAPREIDFKDKLPKTRSGKIMRRVLKAWELDLPTGDLSTMED; encoded by the coding sequence ATGAAACAAGCGGAAACGATTGATCGGATGACGACCGATAACAATCTCGGCTCTTATGAAGAGGCTTATGAAACTTTTGATTGGAAAGAGGCGGAAAAAGCATTCTCCTGGTATCGGACAGGAAAAGTGAATGCTGCTCATGAAGCGATTGATCGCCATACGGAAACGGAGCGACGGGATCAAGTCGCCTTACATTACAGTGACCCCAATCGTAAAGAGTCCTACACATTCCAACAGATGCGGGATCAGTCCAATCGATTTGGAAATGTATTAAAAAAAATCGGCATACAAAAAGGGGAACGCGTCTTTATCTTTATGCCGCGAACACCGGAACTTTATTTTAGTTTTCTGGGGATCTTAAAAGTGGGAGCGATTGTCGGTCCGTTGTTTGAAGCCTTTATGGAGGGAGCTGTGCGGGACCGGCTGGAGGACAGCGAAGCGGTCGCATTGGTAACGACGCCACAGTTATTGGAGCGGGTTCCGGTGGATGAGCTGCCTGCCTTGAAGCACATTATTCTGGTGGGTTCGACCGGAGAATTGACGGGGGGCTACTATCACTTTGAAAAAGAGATGGCGGCCGCATCGACAGAGCTTGCGATCGAGTGGATGGACCGGGAAGATCCGATGATCATCCATTATACTTCCGGATCTACCGGCAAGCCCAAAGGAGTGCTCCATGTTCATAACGCCATGATCCAGCACTATCAGACCGGTAAATGGGTGTTGGATCTTCAGAAAGATGATATCTATTGGTGTACAGCGGACCCCGGTTGGGTGACCGGAACCTCCTACGGCATTTTTGCACCTTGGCTCAACGGAGTGACCAATGTGATCCGCGGGGGTCGCTTCAGTCCCCAAGACTGGTATCAAACATTAGAGGAAAATCGGGTCACGGTCTGGTACAGTGCCCCTACGGCTTTCCGCATGTTGATGGGAGCGGGAGCCGATTTGGTGAAAAAATACGATCTATCCCGTGTGCGCCACATCTTGAGTGTAGGTGAACCGTTAAATCCTGAGGTGGTTCGTTGGGGCCTGGATGCGTTTAACCGGCGCATTCACGATAACTGGTGGATGACGGAAACCGGTGGAATCTTGATCTCCAATTATCCGCAGATGGTGATGAAACCGGGTTCCATGGGGCGTCCCTTTCCTGGGGTAAAAGCGGCGATCATCGACGATGCCGGAAATGAACTGCCGCCATACCGCATGGGTAACCTGGCCATCCGCACACCCTGGCCATCTATGATGCGCGCCATCTGGAAAAACGAAGCAAAATATAATGAGTACTTCCGTATCCCCGGTTGGTATGTCTCCGGCGACTCCGCTTACAGGGACGAAGACGGATACTTCTGGTTCCAGGGGCGGATCGATGATGTGATTAATACCTCCGGTGAGCGGGTGGGTCCCTTTGAAGTGGAGAGCAAACTGGTGGAGCACCCGGCTGTGGCTGAAGCGGGTGTCATCGGCAAACCGGATCCGGTTCGGGGTGAAATTATTAAGGCATTTATTTCCCTGCGCAAAGGATATGAAGCCTCCGATGAACTGAAGGAGGAGATTCGCGTCTTTGTGAAGGAAGGCTTAGCAGCCCACGCCGCTCCCAGGGAGATCGATTTTAAAGATAAACTGCCTAAAACCCGCAGTGGTAAAATTATGCGCCGGGTGCTAAAAGCGTGGGAGCTGGATCTGCCCACCGGAGATTTGTCGACGATGGAAGATTGA
- a CDS encoding GNAT family N-acetyltransferase yields MEHRKKYYAETLPASEGDLVVEGPVLPDRLKYYSFHEGLVAFRPPEEQQEALIGIAGLAEGRIIIARTANEIVGYVTYLHPDPLEHWSKGNMEDLLELGAIEVAAPYRKYGVAKALLGVSFRDPYMENYIVISTEYYWHWDLKGTGLSVWEYRRVMEKVMSSAGLEWVATDDPEITAHPANCLMARFGKHVPQSSVEKFDRLRFRFRILY; encoded by the coding sequence CTGGAACATCGAAAAAAATATTACGCAGAAACCTTACCCGCATCGGAAGGCGACTTAGTGGTGGAAGGCCCGGTCCTTCCGGATCGGTTGAAATATTATTCCTTTCATGAAGGCTTGGTCGCTTTTCGACCACCAGAAGAGCAACAGGAAGCGCTCATCGGCATCGCCGGACTGGCGGAAGGCCGCATTATCATCGCCCGTACCGCCAACGAGATTGTCGGTTATGTCACTTATCTGCATCCAGATCCGCTGGAACATTGGTCCAAAGGAAATATGGAAGATTTGTTGGAGTTGGGAGCGATCGAGGTAGCTGCTCCCTATCGCAAGTATGGAGTAGCAAAGGCGTTGTTGGGCGTCTCTTTTCGCGATCCCTATATGGAGAACTATATCGTCATTTCCACGGAATATTATTGGCACTGGGATTTAAAAGGGACCGGTCTATCAGTGTGGGAATATCGTAGAGTGATGGAAAAAGTGATGTCTAGCGCTGGTTTGGAGTGGGTGGCTACCGATGATCCTGAAATTACCGCCCATCCCGCCAACTGCCTGATGGCCCGCTTCGGCAAACATGTCCCTCAATCCTCAGTGGAAAAGTTTGACCGCCTGCGCTTCCGCTTCCGCATTTTATATTAA
- a CDS encoding acetoin utilization protein AcuC: protein MESARFVYSDDFLKYRFHDTHPFNNKRLELTLALIRSFGLLAAEHLIPPRMATEEELALVHTPEYIDIVKQADRETIPVERLQEYGLHTEDNPVFPGIYQAATLVVGGTLTAAEAVMRGHCSHALNLSGGLHHALRGKASGFCIFNDASVAIAYLRKNYDARIMYIDTDAHHGDGVQWAFYDDPHVMTVSLHETGRYLFPGTGNVYERGTDIGLGTCVNVPLDAFTEDESWLHAFEKVVPSAIKQFRPDVILSQHGCDAHRFDPLTHLSATMRIYHEIPRRIHQLAHTYTAGRWIAVGGGGYDIWRVVPRAWTLLWAELSDQRLDDQDLPTDWVQRWQTESPHPLPTRLLDPEGMFQPIPRREEISRKNAIITQQVSQYFNSDKACGQ from the coding sequence ATGGAGTCCGCACGGTTCGTCTATAGCGACGACTTTTTAAAGTACCGCTTTCATGATACCCACCCTTTTAACAACAAGCGATTGGAATTGACACTTGCATTGATACGTTCCTTTGGACTCCTGGCTGCGGAGCACCTAATTCCACCGCGTATGGCGACGGAAGAGGAGTTGGCTCTCGTTCACACGCCGGAATATATTGACATTGTCAAACAAGCGGATCGTGAAACGATCCCCGTTGAGCGGCTGCAGGAATATGGGTTACACACCGAAGACAACCCCGTCTTTCCCGGCATCTATCAAGCAGCCACCCTGGTGGTGGGGGGAACGCTGACAGCGGCGGAAGCGGTGATGAGGGGTCACTGCTCCCACGCTCTCAACCTTTCCGGAGGGCTTCACCACGCTCTTCGGGGAAAGGCTTCTGGTTTTTGCATCTTTAATGATGCTTCTGTTGCAATCGCTTACTTGCGCAAAAATTATGACGCCCGCATCATGTATATCGATACCGATGCACACCACGGCGATGGGGTGCAATGGGCTTTTTACGACGATCCCCATGTAATGACCGTATCCCTCCACGAAACGGGACGATATTTGTTCCCTGGGACGGGAAATGTGTATGAACGAGGAACAGATATCGGACTGGGCACCTGTGTCAATGTGCCCTTGGATGCCTTTACCGAGGATGAATCCTGGCTGCACGCCTTTGAAAAAGTGGTACCCTCAGCGATTAAGCAATTCCGTCCTGACGTTATTCTTTCCCAGCACGGCTGTGACGCCCACCGCTTTGATCCGCTTACCCACCTGTCCGCCACCATGCGCATCTATCATGAAATTCCCAGGCGCATTCACCAGTTGGCTCACACCTATACCGCGGGACGATGGATTGCTGTGGGCGGTGGCGGCTACGATATCTGGCGGGTGGTTCCACGTGCCTGGACGCTTCTGTGGGCGGAACTGTCCGATCAACGATTAGATGACCAGGACCTTCCCACTGATTGGGTTCAACGGTGGCAAACGGAAAGCCCCCACCCTTTACCGACACGATTACTAGATCCAGAAGGAATGTTTCAACCAATTCCACGGAGAGAAGAGATTTCCCGCAAAAATGCAATCATTACGCAACAAGTATCCCAATATTTCAACAGTGATAAGGCCTGTGGCCAGTGA
- a CDS encoding 5'-methylthioadenosine/adenosylhomocysteine nucleosidase, protein MEKPIGIIGAMEEEIALFLKEMEQERTEEHAGISFYIGRLVDRSVVICRSGVGKVNAAVCTQVLIDRFQIEAVIFTGVAGALDPELEIGDIVVSSSCQQHDVDVTPLGLDKGVIPFQETSEFPADPTWIQLAEKAASAWTEGRAITGKVLSGDQFIADQETVRQLREQLNGVCVEMEGAAVAHVCHLNDVPFVVIRSMSDRADHSADVNFQEFAAVAARRSNGIVKDMLAQKPI, encoded by the coding sequence ATGGAGAAACCGATTGGTATCATTGGGGCGATGGAGGAGGAGATCGCCCTTTTTTTGAAGGAAATGGAGCAGGAACGAACGGAAGAGCATGCGGGGATATCATTCTACATCGGACGGCTGGTCGATCGTTCTGTGGTGATCTGCCGTTCTGGGGTGGGTAAAGTAAATGCAGCCGTCTGTACACAGGTACTGATCGATCGCTTTCAAATAGAAGCTGTCATCTTTACCGGTGTGGCGGGGGCATTAGATCCGGAACTGGAGATCGGTGATATCGTGGTCTCATCCTCTTGCCAACAACATGATGTCGATGTTACTCCACTGGGACTGGACAAAGGAGTGATTCCGTTTCAGGAGACCTCGGAGTTTCCGGCGGATCCCACATGGATTCAATTGGCGGAAAAAGCGGCGTCCGCCTGGACGGAAGGGCGTGCGATTACAGGAAAAGTACTCTCCGGTGACCAATTTATCGCAGATCAAGAAACGGTCCGTCAATTGCGCGAGCAGTTAAACGGGGTTTGTGTGGAGATGGAAGGAGCCGCCGTCGCTCATGTTTGCCACTTAAACGACGTTCCCTTTGTCGTGATCCGTTCCATGTCCGATCGGGCGGATCATTCCGCCGATGTCAACTTTCAAGAATTTGCTGCCGTTGCTGCCCGCCGTTCCAACGGAATCGTCAAGGATATGCTTGCACAGAAACCGATATAA
- the ccpA gene encoding catabolite control protein A yields MGKKRETITIYDVAREAGVSMATVSRVVNGNPNVKPVTRKKVLETIRQMGYRPNAVARGLASKRTTTVGVVIPDISYAFFAELTRGIEDIANMYHYNIMLCNSDLQKDKELQLTEALLEKQVDGLLFLGGEVTQEHREIFAGAQVPIVLAATFDEVEKSRPYVTIDQVGAAKEATQVLIQEGHERIGLLGGPLTDPIIGYPRYQGYKEALAEEGIAFNDQWVRLGNYRYDSGLEAAKELLAMEDAPTAIFAVNDEMAVGAIHAAQDQGLKVPDDVSVIGFDNTPLASQVRPLLSTVSVPMYDIGAVAMRLLTKYMNDETIEENEVVLPHRLRLADSTRLKEE; encoded by the coding sequence ATGGGGAAAAAAAGAGAAACGATTACGATTTATGATGTTGCCCGTGAAGCGGGTGTATCGATGGCAACTGTTTCCCGTGTGGTTAACGGCAATCCCAATGTAAAGCCGGTCACCCGTAAAAAGGTGTTGGAAACGATCCGCCAGATGGGGTATCGTCCCAATGCGGTTGCCCGCGGGTTGGCAAGTAAGCGAACGACGACAGTCGGAGTCGTCATCCCTGACATCTCTTACGCTTTTTTTGCCGAATTGACACGGGGAATTGAAGATATCGCCAATATGTATCACTACAACATTATGTTGTGTAACTCCGATCTGCAAAAGGATAAAGAACTGCAACTAACTGAAGCGCTGTTGGAAAAACAGGTGGATGGACTGTTGTTTTTGGGTGGCGAAGTGACACAGGAGCATCGGGAAATATTTGCTGGGGCCCAAGTGCCGATTGTACTGGCGGCTACGTTTGACGAGGTAGAGAAAAGCCGTCCTTATGTAACCATCGACCAAGTAGGGGCAGCCAAAGAAGCGACCCAAGTGTTGATCCAGGAAGGACATGAACGCATCGGTCTGTTGGGAGGACCGTTAACCGACCCGATTATCGGCTATCCCCGTTACCAGGGATATAAAGAAGCCTTGGCGGAAGAGGGGATTGCCTTTAACGATCAATGGGTGCGTCTCGGTAACTACCGCTATGATTCTGGTTTGGAGGCGGCTAAGGAGCTACTGGCAATGGAGGATGCGCCGACTGCGATTTTTGCCGTCAACGATGAGATGGCGGTAGGTGCGATTCATGCCGCCCAGGATCAGGGGCTGAAAGTGCCAGACGATGTGTCGGTGATCGGCTTTGACAATACGCCGTTAGCGTCGCAGGTGCGGCCGCTGTTAAGTACGGTTTCCGTACCGATGTATGATATCGGTGCCGTGGCAATGCGATTGTTGACCAAGTATATGAACGACGAAACGATTGAAGAGAACGAAGTGGTGTTGCCGCATCGACTGCGACTGGCCGACTCCACTCGTCTAAAGGAAGAATAG
- a CDS encoding bifunctional 3-deoxy-7-phosphoheptulonate synthase/chorismate mutase, which yields MSQEQKHPDLEQLRNQIDDINQQLLQLLSQRAELARAIGEVKKAQGINRFDPVRERDMLDRLVQDNPGPFDDGTIRHLFKQIFKASLDLQQKNHKKALLVSRKRRPEDTVVHVGEIPVGNGAKSIVAGPCSVESEEQVRQVAQALKEQGVSLLRGGAFKPRTSPYDFQGLGIEGLRILRKAGDEFGLKVVSEIVNPADIELAEQYVDVIQIGARNMQNFELLKAAGAASKPVFLKRGMSATVEEFLFAAEYIVSRGNSQVMLCERGIRTYEKWTRNTLDISAVPILKQESHLPVFVDITHSTGRRDIQLPVARAALAAGADGIMLEVHPDPSVALSDANQQIDIPQFNKFMEEMRRAGFVTSSTATVG from the coding sequence ATGAGCCAGGAACAGAAACATCCAGACTTGGAACAGTTGCGCAACCAGATCGATGACATCAACCAACAACTGTTACAGTTGTTGAGCCAACGGGCGGAGTTGGCCCGTGCGATCGGCGAAGTGAAAAAAGCACAAGGGATTAACCGCTTTGACCCGGTGCGAGAACGGGATATGTTGGATCGATTGGTGCAGGATAATCCGGGACCGTTTGACGACGGTACGATCCGGCATCTGTTTAAACAGATTTTTAAAGCTTCCCTTGATCTGCAACAAAAAAATCACAAAAAAGCATTGTTAGTCAGCCGCAAACGGCGTCCCGAAGATACCGTGGTTCATGTGGGAGAGATCCCAGTCGGAAACGGGGCCAAATCGATTGTGGCCGGACCGTGTTCAGTGGAGTCGGAAGAGCAAGTGCGTCAGGTGGCCCAGGCGTTGAAGGAACAAGGGGTCTCCTTGCTGCGAGGTGGAGCGTTTAAACCCCGCACCTCCCCTTACGATTTTCAGGGGTTGGGAATTGAGGGTCTGCGTATTTTGCGCAAGGCGGGGGATGAGTTTGGGTTGAAAGTGGTCAGCGAGATTGTGAATCCCGCCGATATAGAGCTGGCGGAGCAGTATGTGGATGTGATTCAGATCGGTGCGCGCAATATGCAGAACTTCGAACTGCTAAAGGCTGCTGGAGCAGCATCCAAACCGGTCTTTCTGAAGCGGGGAATGTCGGCGACAGTAGAGGAATTTCTGTTTGCAGCGGAGTATATCGTCTCCCGCGGAAACAGCCAGGTAATGTTGTGCGAACGGGGAATCCGCACATACGAAAAATGGACGCGCAACACCTTAGACATCTCAGCGGTACCCATTTTAAAACAGGAAAGTCACTTACCCGTCTTTGTCGATATTACCCATTCCACCGGGCGACGGGATATTCAACTGCCTGTGGCGCGGGCGGCATTGGCTGCCGGAGCGGACGGAATTATGCTGGAAGTGCACCCCGACCCGTCGGTTGCCTTGTCTGATGCCAACCAACAGATCGATATCCCTCAGTTTAACAAGTTTATGGAAGAGATGCGCAGGGCAGGATTTGTGACATCGTCTACTGCTACTGTCGGTTAA
- a CDS encoding anti-sigma factor family protein, whose amino-acid sequence MSCKDMDRLIQLYLDQEIEETDLQRLWEHVQTCDSCRQSLREMIALVQTLEGIRSKREDSRIVRMNQLVKWMAVATSIVFIIVFSPPLQSHYQSESDIAGRSPEPIATHAAEELPVESAEMMVLATGSESLPIPENDYIRVIRPRDDEEGLEDDELQADTAWIYPSALPFVLQNQIDWHEQLKRLVFIGVPDSDTLHTLLAAVGFSPSIQEELEEPSFPTSVILTTGQNPQLETFTFPEKESSISHWFEKMATTPAIP is encoded by the coding sequence ATGTCTTGCAAGGATATGGATCGCTTAATCCAACTCTACCTCGATCAAGAGATTGAGGAGACGGATCTCCAGCGGCTTTGGGAACATGTCCAAACGTGTGATTCATGTCGACAGAGCTTGCGGGAAATGATCGCCCTGGTGCAAACGTTGGAAGGAATTCGGAGTAAACGGGAGGACAGCCGAATCGTCAGAATGAACCAGCTGGTCAAATGGATGGCTGTTGCTACTTCGATCGTGTTTATCATCGTTTTTTCCCCCCCTCTACAAAGTCACTACCAATCGGAATCTGACATCGCTGGCCGCTCACCGGAACCGATCGCCACTCATGCTGCGGAGGAATTGCCGGTGGAATCGGCAGAGATGATGGTGTTGGCCACAGGATCGGAGAGTTTGCCGATCCCTGAAAACGATTATATTCGGGTGATTCGGCCTCGGGATGACGAGGAGGGGTTAGAGGATGATGAACTGCAAGCGGATACTGCATGGATCTATCCCAGTGCTTTGCCGTTTGTGTTGCAGAATCAGATCGATTGGCACGAACAACTGAAACGGTTGGTTTTTATCGGGGTGCCGGATTCCGATACCTTGCACACGCTGTTAGCGGCGGTGGGATTTTCTCCCAGTATACAGGAAGAGCTTGAAGAGCCGTCCTTTCCTACCTCCGTAATTTTGACTACAGGGCAGAACCCACAGCTGGAGACCTTTACTTTCCCTGAAAAAGAAAGCAGTATATCCCATTGGTTTGAAAAAATGGCCACCACCCCCGCCATACCCTGA
- a CDS encoding RNA polymerase sigma factor encodes MNGEESSRKSFTDEFLERLQEHRRYLYHIAYRLTGNTEDAKDLAQETLWQAHRKSNKYVYEKSLKAWLRTMMTNRFRDQKRKKSLKLVALEDAFIQSEPPHSVDRLSVEEQVEQRLMLERVKGEIQELPEIYRRVVVLRHFRGYSYTEISESLDIPEGTVKTQLFRARKMLKERLSKK; translated from the coding sequence ATGAATGGGGAAGAATCATCAAGAAAATCGTTTACGGATGAATTTTTGGAACGGCTTCAGGAGCATCGACGCTACCTGTATCATATTGCCTATCGTTTAACGGGAAATACGGAGGATGCCAAGGACCTGGCACAGGAGACATTGTGGCAGGCTCATCGCAAATCCAATAAATATGTATATGAAAAATCCCTGAAGGCATGGTTGCGAACCATGATGACCAATCGCTTCCGTGACCAGAAAAGGAAAAAAAGCTTGAAACTGGTTGCCCTGGAAGACGCGTTTATACAATCAGAACCCCCTCATTCGGTCGACCGTCTATCCGTTGAAGAGCAGGTAGAACAGCGATTGATGCTGGAGCGGGTGAAGGGTGAGATCCAAGAACTGCCTGAAATCTACCGGAGGGTGGTTGTACTACGGCATTTCCGGGGATACTCCTATACCGAGATCAGTGAATCCTTGGATATTCCTGAAGGAACAGTAAAAACGCAGTTGTTTCGCGCCCGGAAGATGCTAAAGGAGCGACTTTCCAAAAAGTAA
- a CDS encoding EamA family transporter produces MPMSRELTFALLAAFCFGVAPIFEKLGLARTDAAVALFLRAGVTTVLVVIYWLLFPQMGGWTMPDGRSLVYILLGGVFGVLFAQYFYFKALAIGDVGRVMPIVGSFPVLAFLLSALILGEAVTVMKVVGILLVVVGVFLLGE; encoded by the coding sequence ATGCCCATGAGCCGGGAATTGACATTTGCGTTGTTGGCAGCGTTCTGTTTTGGTGTAGCCCCCATTTTTGAAAAACTGGGACTGGCCCGAACGGACGCAGCGGTGGCACTGTTTCTCAGAGCGGGAGTTACCACAGTGTTGGTCGTTATCTATTGGCTTCTTTTTCCACAGATGGGCGGGTGGACGATGCCGGATGGACGTTCACTGGTCTATATATTGTTGGGTGGGGTTTTTGGTGTGTTGTTTGCACAATACTTCTACTTCAAAGCGCTGGCGATCGGCGATGTAGGCCGTGTGATGCCGATTGTGGGTAGCTTTCCGGTGTTGGCGTTTCTCTTATCGGCCCTCATCTTGGGTGAAGCGGTAACGGTAATGAAGGTAGTGGGGATTTTATTGGTTGTCGTCGGTGTTTTTCTATTAGGAGAATAA
- a CDS encoding YtxH domain-containing protein, with protein MGDHKGLNGKDFFIGAVVGGFIGATAALLLAPKTGRETREDLSRNFDTAKGVVLEKSDQFTRRANEVKDTAADKWIEIRDTASSTVKEVASTVEEWKDVAGKKKAQDEADQVEASEKAEATNSNPSEV; from the coding sequence ATGGGTGATCACAAAGGTTTAAACGGAAAAGATTTTTTTATCGGTGCGGTGGTTGGAGGCTTTATCGGTGCAACTGCGGCTCTGTTGTTGGCTCCGAAAACCGGGCGGGAAACCCGTGAAGATCTGAGCCGCAACTTTGATACCGCCAAGGGTGTTGTATTAGAAAAATCGGATCAATTTACCCGGCGGGCGAATGAAGTGAAGGATACCGCCGCCGACAAGTGGATTGAGATCCGCGACACCGCCTCCTCCACCGTCAAAGAAGTCGCTTCTACGGTGGAGGAGTGGAAGGATGTAGCTGGTAAGAAGAAAGCGCAAGACGAAGCGGATCAAGTGGAAGCAAGTGAAAAAGCGGAAGCGACAAACTCAAACCCCTCAGAAGTGTAA
- a CDS encoding DUF948 domain-containing protein codes for MTLQISVAVVAIAFVALVVYLILALRQLTRTLTSVDTTLQEMKPRLEEVADESNRTLKEARALLADARQKTEQTDAFFQAVNNAGTSLKELSSGITRAAAVQKERLGSVTAIASVAIELMKKWRSEKGTDDRKRVN; via the coding sequence TTGACCCTACAAATCAGTGTAGCCGTTGTTGCGATTGCGTTTGTTGCACTTGTGGTCTACTTGATTCTGGCCTTGCGCCAGTTGACCCGGACATTGACATCCGTCGATACCACGCTACAGGAGATGAAGCCCCGCTTAGAGGAAGTGGCTGATGAATCGAACCGTACCCTCAAGGAAGCGAGGGCGCTCTTGGCGGATGCACGTCAGAAAACGGAGCAGACAGATGCGTTTTTCCAAGCGGTAAACAATGCGGGAACCAGTTTGAAGGAATTATCATCCGGTATTACTCGCGCAGCAGCTGTACAGAAAGAACGATTGGGCAGCGTGACGGCGATTGCGTCCGTAGCGATTGAACTGATGAAAAAATGGCGTTCGGAAAAAGGGACCGATGACCGCAAAAGGGTAAACTAA